The stretch of DNA CGTCCGCCTGTCTCTGCCCGACGCccctgcagcttcttcttccaACTGCAAACAAGGTCAGAATGAATATTTATGGAGATGAATGATATATTTACTGGGTTTGGCCTGAGTGCAGGTTCATATTTGCACAAGTTGCTGGAAATGTTCTGCTTTTTGCTCAAACATTCAGAAATATGCAGTGTGGAAAAAGTTCTTCCATGCACTTGAAACACACATGTCTATATACTTTTGGCCACATAGGGATTTCTCATTGTAACATTGTGAATTTGGATACATTACAAAGTAAGTCTAAATAGATTTTGTCCAGAGATAAGCTGCAAAACTGTCTCTTAATTAAAATTATctattttcctttgttttacaAAACGCTGAAGTGAATTTAGTCCCAAAAACAATTCTTACTTTCCCAAACTTCCTAAACAACTTCTAAATGCTCTTGATATGAATTGGTTTTTATTCTACAGTtgctttacacagtgaggtccACAGATACTGAGTCATTCTGTTCCGTCTGCACTTTAACTTCTTTTCCCAAACACATTCTGAACTTCACCGCAGTTAAttagttcttcttttttttttggaagagaTTTTCCAATTTTTCCAAGTCTGCCCGTGATTGGTCGAAGACGAAGCGGTTCGAGTGTTTGATTGGCTGGTGAGCGACACTAGGGCGGCGGGAAGCGAACCGCTGGATGATGGATGTTTCCAGGGTTTTCATTGGTTCCCGTTGTGGCGTTGTGGCTTTGATCTTCTCTTCTGGGGTTGAGCTTTACAGAATCACACGCAGAAAACGATCCGTCGTTCTGTTGCAGAGACGCAGAGATATTACAGAGAAGTGAGTCTGGCAGCCTCACTCATAGTGTACAGATATGAGAGCGGCATCAATCTCCTCAGTGAAGCAGATGAGTGTATTTAATATGTTAGAGACTAGAGGACCTGACAAATCCTATAATCTCATATATCCATATctcatatatagatatatgtcaCAATGTCCTCACACAcgggtcctcacaaagatagctGCACAGGactatcaacacacacacacacacacacacacacacacgcagagtcCAGAGGGCGTCTGACGTGTCTGACGTTGCACTGTGGCTTTCCAGTTATAACCTGGTGAATTACACAGTATAGAACGAGTCGGTCATTAAAGACGGAGGCAGACACTCCCactgcgtacacacacacacacacacacacacacacacacacacagagtcgaGCTgcgggagaggaaaagaaaaataagagaaatgtaattttaagtCTGCGGTTTCATGAAGTTTAATACCTGCAGAGAAGAGAGTCACGTACTGTACAACACTGACGTTCCACTCAGAGGTTTAATCTTTACTTCTATAGAAATACAAACAAGTTACTGTCTGTTTTTtataaatagtgtgaattttatttcatttcattttatttcttattattttattctatatatttctttctaattctgtgtatacaTGTTGACggctacatgcaccttaataacgCAACAACAAGAAAATCCTCGTATGTATCCTGTCACTgcctggcaataaaactgaatctgattctggttctgataTGAAAAAGGAATAAGTAGTACATTAGAGAATGTACAATTCCCGTATCTTTGATGCTCGTTtagcagatttatttatttgtgatgtTTAGATTTTCAATGTCTAGAAATCCTGGGACGAGGCACGGGTTCCAAGACAAACGACCGCAAAGAGTTTGCAGTATTTAGTCATTTAATCTCTTTTCACTCAGAGCCGTGATGATCCTTTACGTTGTGTTGGGCAGAACGATTCATGGAAATGTAAACTTGCCTCCGACAGTAGCGACTCCACGTTATTCTGGCTTTGTCCCTCGAATCTTTTCCGCCCGCAAACTGCGTTCGTCTTTCCACGATCGCACCCGTCAGTGTCTCACGTGTCCTCTGACCAGAAACATCCGGAAAACATCCGGCCTCGTCTCGCAGTTTCAACAAACCGCGCTCCGGGATCCATGTGATTATCTCGCGCTGATGACAGACAGAAACCCGTTTGTCCGTATTGGAGCAGGGACCTGTCGAGGGACACATTACTGCTCGTTCCACTCTGTAATCAGGGACCTTGATGACTTCCTGTGACACGCCGAGGgcctcagacaggaagtggcggcggcggcggcggcggcggcggcggcggcggtggcggcggcctCCATTTCTAGGAAGGaatcattttcagtttgacaTGTCATTGTTGTTTCCTGTGAAGTTATGGCCGCTAGATATACTTTTATGGTTTCATTGTTTCACACAGTTTCATTGTTTAACTTCAACCTGcgtgtttctgttttattctcttctccttcccgtCCAGACTCGAAACTGTGACACGATGAAAGTTGCCGTCGTCTTCGTTCTGCTCTTCGCCACCGTTCTCTGCCGACCGGTGAGTCGCTTTGCTTCTGActcaggtcaaaggttaaagacAGAGCTGAGAGAACGGCATCTGGCTCTTTTACATCACGATACATCTCTGAcatgaattttttaatttatcttcacatttattttcgATGTATTGTTCTGATTTTGGACgaatgtttgatttgattttcaggCGAAAAAAGTCACCATCAGCAGTTCAGAGAGTTCTGAAGAAGTGAGTATCTGGagggaaatatgaatatatatacatatatttatacatatttatatatatatatatatataatagagagagacactgatgcTGACTGATGTCGTCCACAGGTGAGACGTCCTGCCATCAGGAATAAGGAGGCCTTGGTTCCCCAGACAGCACCTGTACAGGTACAATATTTCCCCCATTTGATCCATTTATTCCTCTGTTCTTTGGTTCAATCTTCATATTTTTGATTtcactcttcctcctttccGCTCCTCCGCTCACATCTCTTCTTCTGTGCTCTTTCTGATCTCTCTGTCGCCTCTGAGCATCTCTCATCGAGAGATCCAATGAGGGACGCTCTTAGATTCGGGCTGTATATGAAAAATGGACGTAGAGTATTGatcaaatgtatttgcatgtttctGACGTTgcaggccgccgccgccgcctccgcctcaGACGAGAGCGCCGACCTCTCAGCGGAGGTAGAGGTGAGAGGCGTGAAAGCGATCAATGAAATCCGATCAATCATCATTTCATCAGAGCTGTCGATAAAGACAATGCGCATCATTGTGTCCACAGGAGGCAGCGGAGGCTCCAGCGCCGGATTACAAATCCAGCGGCCCGGACACGACCTCCGccccagagacagagacggcCAGTGTCAGTGACGACagccacgacgacgacgacgacgacgacactgTGAGTAAACTAAGACGTACAACAACACGAAGGTTTGTGGCCTCGGCTCATCTGCCACCTCTGTGTCTCCAGgacaccgaggaggaggaggagtccagCGACAGCGACGAGTCTGGCGAGTCGTCCACCCTGGCGGCCGTCACCGTCAGCCCCGTGATCGTCACGGAGGAGCCCGCGGTCGGCACCACCGAGGAGCCCATCGTGCCGACCATCGTCGCCGGCCCGGAGACGGCCCGCGGCGACAGCCTGGGCCGCTACCCCAGCGACTACAAGTCCATCGTCTACGGCGGCGAGGACAAGTCCTACCACAAGGTCCCCGCCCCCTACAAGTCCTACGAGTACGTGGACGCCGGGAAAAAGGCGGCCTACGACATGACCCACGGCAACGAGGTGGAGAAGTCACTGAAGGTGTACAAGGTACAGGTTAGTTTGAGTCTGGAGAGTCTCAGGCCTGAAAGGTCAACTCACAGATTAGTTGTCGACAAACAGCGTCATCATCTTTGTTCCTTTACGAAACGGAAGTACGTCACTAAGCCTAGTGCAGGAAGCGTGTTGCAATAGGTCGTGCTGTTAatgagcgccctctgctggatgaCAAGTCATACTACTTCAGACGGTCTGATGCGCTTCTAGGCTGTATACGATgatatactgtaaacacacaaagcaaaaatgGACAATTTCCTCAATTTGCAAACTTTGTAGTCAGTGTTACAGACGTATCTTACGAACaaatcctctcctccctcctcttcgtcGCCTCCAGGCTCTTCAGGTCCACTCCGACCTCCTGGAGGAGGACACCAGCACCCCTGATGTGGAGAGCCAGGGCCTGGACGCCGCTCAGGACCAGGACATCAGCGTCCGCCAGGCCTCCATTCCTggggagccggaggaggaggagagcgccAGCGCCAGCGAGGCGAGCGCCGGCCAGAGCGACAGCACCAGCGCcccgcaggaggaggacgacgagagcGCCAGCGCCGCGAGCGACAGCGCCAGCGCCAGCCTGGAGTCCGAGGACGAGGAGAGTCAGAGCAGCGAGGAGGCCACGGCCACGCCCGGCGCCGCCGACAGCGACTCGGACGAGAGCGACAGCGTCGAGGGCGATTCGGATGAGGAGGGGGCGGTGCCCGTCGCCACCACCGATGTGCCAATGGTCATCACCGCCAAATAAAGCCCCACCCatgcaggaagtggaggagataAAGAGCGCACGCTGCCTCTTTAGGTGCAAAACTAAAGAATCCTCTCGAGCCGCTTTCCACTGCAGGGCCAAACATGGACGCCCCCCAAGGCTTTATGATTAttgatttcaatatttcaacatttctcaTTGAAGCAGAAAAGCTTTGTTTCTGATCACTCATATTTAACTACACTGGTCTTGGTAAACACCACGTTTGACCCTGCAGGGAGAAAGTGGTCGAAACTGACGACCGCTACCTGCAACAGGAGGTCCActgacctcgtgacctttgtcccgcccccccctctgaccttgtgacctttgcccccccccccctcacctctgtCGCTCCGGGTGACGAGGTCAGAACTGGagaaggaacaaagaaaccGCTGGGTTCTGATATGTACACTCGCAAACCCACTGCATTTAACCACCAATTAACGACTGCAAGATGCCGACTGACACTGTTActtgctttttttcaaataaaagaaacggtttatttaaatatttgtaatcTTTTCACTCATATTCGTGTCATTAAGTCACACACGTGCTTTTCCTGCTCGCTCGTATCACACGCTGCTGCTGGTTGTAGAAGGAGAAACTGGTCGTCCACCCGGTACGAAGttcagacaacaacaactacaacaacaacaatagcaACAACACAGTCCGGTTTACTTTGCACAGTTCCTACACTACTACACtacatgttgttttgtctcatgttgtttttactgtgtcGTGTATCATATTGTACCTAtttctaaaatattaataaagttcttttttcattcattcattcatcgtctaccgctatatccatttaagggtcgcggggggtcgctggagccaatcccagctaacattgggcgagaggcggggttcaccctggacaggtcgccagcctatcgcagggccacatacagatacggacaat from Scophthalmus maximus strain ysfricsl-2021 chromosome 20, ASM2237912v1, whole genome shotgun sequence encodes:
- the spp1 gene encoding osteopontin isoform X2; the protein is MTSCDTPRASDRKWRRRRRRRRRRRWRRPPFLGRNHFQFDMSLLFPVKLWPLDILLWFHCFTQFHCLTSTCVFLFYSLLLPVQTRNCDTMKVAVVFVLLFATVLCRPAKKVTISSSESSEEVRRPAIRNKEALVPQTAPVQAAAAASASDESADLSAEVEEAAEAPAPDYKSSGPDTTSAPETETASVSDDSHDDDDDDDTDTEEEEESSDSDESGESSTLAAVTVSPVIVTEEPAVGTTEEPIVPTIVAGPETARGDSLGRYPSDYKSIVYGGEDKSYHKVPAPYKSYEYVDAGKKAAYDMTHGNEVEKSLKVYKALQVHSDLLEEDTSTPDVESQGLDAAQDQDISVRQASIPGEPEEEESASASEASAGQSDSTSAPQEEDDESASAASDSASASLESEDEESQSSEEATATPGAADSDSDESDSVEGDSDEEGAVPVATTDVPMVITAK
- the spp1 gene encoding osteopontin isoform X1, with translation MTSCDTPRASDRKWRRRRRRRRRRRWRRPPFLGRNHFQFDMSLLFPVKLWPLDILLWFHCFTQFHCLTSTCVFLFYSLLLPVQTRNCDTMKVAVVFVLLFATVLCRPAKKVTISSSESSEEVRRPAIRNKEALVPQTAPVQAAAAASASDESADLSAEVEEAAEAPAPDYKSSGPDTTSAPETETASVSDDSHDDDDDDDTDTEEEEESSDSDESGESSTLAAVTVSPVIVTEEPAVGTTEEPIVPTIVAGPETARGDSLGRYPSDYKSIVYGGEDKSYHKVPAPYKSYEYVDAGKKAAYDMTHGNEVEKSLKVYKVQALQVHSDLLEEDTSTPDVESQGLDAAQDQDISVRQASIPGEPEEEESASASEASAGQSDSTSAPQEEDDESASAASDSASASLESEDEESQSSEEATATPGAADSDSDESDSVEGDSDEEGAVPVATTDVPMVITAK
- the spp1 gene encoding osteopontin isoform X3 is translated as MKVAVVFVLLFATVLCRPAKKVTISSSESSEEVRRPAIRNKEALVPQTAPVQAAAAASASDESADLSAEVEEAAEAPAPDYKSSGPDTTSAPETETASVSDDSHDDDDDDDTDTEEEEESSDSDESGESSTLAAVTVSPVIVTEEPAVGTTEEPIVPTIVAGPETARGDSLGRYPSDYKSIVYGGEDKSYHKVPAPYKSYEYVDAGKKAAYDMTHGNEVEKSLKVYKVQALQVHSDLLEEDTSTPDVESQGLDAAQDQDISVRQASIPGEPEEEESASASEASAGQSDSTSAPQEEDDESASAASDSASASLESEDEESQSSEEATATPGAADSDSDESDSVEGDSDEEGAVPVATTDVPMVITAK